Part of the Triticum urartu cultivar G1812 chromosome 2, Tu2.1, whole genome shotgun sequence genome, ggtTCTTTGGTCTCCTTAACGAATAAATCTCCATTCGTTCCTAAAAAAAATCCTCACCGATTCTTCTCATATTCCCTCTATCTCTGCCTCTCTCTTCGTACTACGCCTCCAGCGGCGGCCTTTCAAGGGTCATCGCCGGCGGAGACCCGTGCATACTTGATTGTTTGCCCAAATGAATTGTTCAGATTCCACAGTGAGCGTCGCCACCGCCTTGAACACGATGACTCACACCTTCCGGCTGGTCCGGTCTCCGATGGGCACTACTCCCTCTGCAAGTCGCTGACCCTGGTGGTGCTCACGGATCAGTATGTGGTCGTCGAGCGATGTCCTGCACTATGCGATGCGGCCTCCACGCCGCGGACGCCAGCGCTGGGTTCGCTCATGCGCGGATGGGCCGCACCGGGCGCGAGTGCCACGGTCAGTGCCTGGAGGAAGGGTGAGTATGCCTAAGGGAGGGATGGGGGGCACTCCCGCCGCTACACCTTGCATACATCATGATGGTTTTTCTGTCTTGATTTTTCAGAAAAGGAGCAAAAGAATCGGGACAAAGGATTAAACTGGGACATATCCACAAGTATCCAAGACGCATCCAACATGTATCCAGATTTTCTTTTCCTTCATTCTTAATGTCAATTCTTCAGATACCTGTTTAGATACGGTATCAAATATGGATACATATTCTCAGTTTGTAGAAACATGTATCCTGCAGGTGTACGATCGACCTGTGTATGGAAGCACTGAACAACTGTGTATGGAAGTGTCACACAGCATGCTGCTAACTTTTTAGTCCTCTTCGAGGACATATTCTATTTTGTCATAGTAGTTTCCTCTTATAAACACAAGAATTTTCCATTGATTCTACAAACTGAGAGGCCTATTATATTTGTTTTGAACCTCATCCTCATGTCCACTAAGAAGGAAGCCAAATTTCAAGAAGGAAGCCAAATTTCAGCGCTAACCCATGTTTATTTCTCAATTTTCTTATTGTAGGATCCAGCTACCGCCGGCCATGCAAAGCAAATCGGTAGGataagatataccttcaaatatACTAATTCATTTTATTTCTTTGTTTTACTATTTTTAGATGTCCAATAAGTCATGTTGTCATATAGCAATCCAGTTTTTACTGTATTCCTGTAGCCTTTCCCTACTTACTAACTTACTTTATGCATAACCTATTTTGTGCAGGTATGGTATTAGAACCAAGGGATTCACATTGCGCATGCTTTGGGCTCTTGCCAACCATCTGCCACTTTTAGCTCATATGTTATGAAGTTACTCGAAGCGTGGGTCACATGTGTTGTATATTAAATTTTTTCCTATAGCCTTTATACCATTAGAGCTATATTTCATATGCTACAATTTTCCGAAGCATTCATTTTTAGTGAGTGTGATTTAGATTACTCTTTTCTTTATCAACTGATTCTTCTTTTTCATGAATCCCCTATGATGCCTTTTGTATTTGTAGACAAGTCGTTAGGTAACAGTTTCGGCTGGCTAATTATTGGCTAGTTTTCCTCCATTATACTCGGTTAAATACGTTGCTCTTTCCTTATTCTCTTATTGTAAGTCATTGGTATGGGCTGTTCTACTACCCTCCTCACCGTGAGTCACAAAGACACTCTTCAAAGCCTCCGAATGAACTATTGTTGTATGCTGCAATTTCAGTAGTTTGATGAGCTTGGAAATGAGAAGATGGATCATTGTTTACTTTCTTCCACTCAAATGTCTCCTTCAAATAAATATAACACATTACACATTTCTATTTTTTTTCATATCTCTTTAAATCATTGCTGAATTTACCGCTGCAACGCGCGGGGTATAGACTAGTATCCTACAGTTACTCCACCCCCACTTCTCCTATTTGgctgacccccccccccccaaatacGTGCGATGATCCACATACAAAACTACAGCCACCCACATCTCCGATTCGAAGCTGCCAAAATCATATACCGTTCCTACGGATCTGGCCAGAAACAAAAAAGAACAGCCCTAAAAGAAAAACCTAGAAAATATCTACAAATGGCAAAGAAAAAATTGGAGGACCAACAGAACGGCCGGATTCTTACTTCGAAaaatgccgccgccgccgatctcCCGCATAGGTagacgccgccgtcgccgaaCTCCCACAACGGGCTATCCCCGAGTCTCAGCTGCCACCAACAAGACACGAAGAGAAATGAAAAGAGGGGGCGATAATACACGGGCTTCCTATATCCAAAGCAAGTGGGCTTCATCAGCAAAAAATGAAAAACAAGCGCGCGACAAAAAAGAAAACAGGCCATGAGCGGGACAATAGATGGGCCATGCCTCCCGTCGTTACGAAGCTCTCCAGGACGAAAACGCGAATCGTGGCGTGGCTCAATTGGATGGTCAGAAAAGTGAATGAGGCCAATCTAATTCTCAGCTGAATGAGTTTTAGCAAATCCGATTTTTTAATACAGTACTAAATAAAAATGTTGAGTCTCTCTTGGACTCGTCGCGGCGACGTGGAGGCACCACCCACCCCATCCCCAACCTGGGGTGGCTGCTCCCTCCATGGCCTCTATATTGAGGTGGTGAGACAGAAGGAAACTGTCCCTGGTGGCAACGGCAGCGGGCTAGTTGCAATCCCTTCGTATTTCTAGGGCGCCCGGCTGGGGAAGCGGCAAGATGGAGGCTTCCCCAACTTGGGGTGGCTTCTCTCTCCATGGCCTCGATATTGAGATGGTGAGGGAGAAGGACACTGTCCCTAGCGGCAACAGCAGCAGGCTAGTTGCAATCCCTTCGTATTTTTGGGGCGCCCGGCTGGCGAAGCGGCAAGATGGAGGCTTCCCCTTGTACACGGGCTACTCGGCTGCGAGGGCCTTGGTCGGAAAGGGGGCAGGGGGCATGGCGGATCTGAGAAGGCTATCCCGCGAGGGGGAAGACTTGCTGGCGGAGATGTTTGCTAGCATTAGCATTGATGGATGAGGTGACGCGGCGCGGCCCAGGTTGGTGCAACTGCGACTGTCGCCGCAGCTGGCACTGTGGAAAAGCACGCAGCATGCAATCGGCAACGTGCTGCCCACTAAGGGTGATGGGCTGGTCCAAACCACGCCGCAAGTTCTCGCCTTGCTGGGCGCCGCTGATTGGCTTGAGGCGATGACAACAACCAACGCCCTATGCGAAACTACTGATTTTGGGGCCTCCGACGTGCGCACCCTCTTCTCCAACTACACGGGCTCGCCGACGCCCGCTCGCTACGAACCCCTAGTGGCCGGCAGGGGCGTGAGGCTGTCGTCATCGACACGTCCTACATCCAAGCCAAGATCGCGCTGGAGGCGACGCACAGGACGCTCCTCAAGGACCGGTCGGGGCAGATGGACCGCCACGCCGCCCAGGTCATGTCCATGTGCGAGAGCAACATCCTAGGCATGGGGGTCGAGGCCATAGCCCGGGGCTTCGATGTTGGCGCCATCACGAGCGACCTCGTCTTCAGCTCGCCCGCCACCGATGTTATCGATGTGGGCAGCGACCTGGTAAACTCCAAGGTCATGAACTCGTTCCTCAACGTGGCCAACATCGCCGCCTCAGGCGTGGTGAGCGAGCCGGCGCTATGGGCCATCTACAACGCCTATGCTGCCACGGGAGCTCAAATGTACACCTAGAGGTGGCACGAGCCTGTGGCCCGGATGTGCATCACCTTGTATACTTGGCACCTGCACAACGACAGGCACATGTTCCTCCGCCGGGCCCTCCTAGGATGGCCCAAGGCCCGCAAGTAATTTGtgacagagggagtactactacTATTTACTCCCTCATTACATAGTTTTAAAATTTGTTTTTATTAGAAGAAGACCATTGACCAATCTTACTGGAAAAATATAGAAACATTTATGACTCCAAATTAGTATCAGTAAATCCATTTTTAAAAGTAATTTCATGATATACTAAGTTTGATACTCCCTCCGACCCAAGTTAAAACTCAGATTTGTCTAGGTACGGATGTATCTAGTCACAAAGCAGAAGTATATACATTTGTATCAAGACAAATCTGATTCAATTAATTTGAGTCGGAGAAAATatcatatatacatatatattgCTAATCTAAAAAATGGTCTAATTCAAAAGCAGAAGTATCCTTTTTCGTGGATGGAGAGAGCAGTTGATAAGCTTTTGCGTGCATCAACACTGTGACGCATGTAGATGATGTATTCTGGTGACACATTTATAGATGATGTAACCATGTCACCCACTGGCACTAGGTTTAAGATGGACCACCTATAGCCCGCTTGAGCGATGCATGTTTCGGCTGTGCATATCCACTTGACCTCGCTCCAGCAATTGCGGATCCTGGATAGTAACACTTGTGGTCACCACTGGGAATAGGATTCCGATTTGGGCGTTCCACCGGACCTATGTTAGACCACTTATAGTGGGAGTACCTTAGATATTAACATTACACACCGAATATAAGTTTGCTTATGTGACAACTGTTAGTGAGAAGAGATGTGTTtattagagttgtgtcgaatattattgtacaaggtaggttacagttggacttggtttTGAACTGTGTGTTGACAGGGTAGGAGTTGTGTCCTAATatgacacttgtatcctaggcctctcatatatattgagggtagacacacgatgtaacctatgctaACATAATAGCACGGGCGCGCAGGGGGAGCCGGCGGTGTGTGTCGGTGCCCGGGCGGCCAaggtgcggtattgtgacggtgtcatggGGTGGAGCGCCCGTAGTCAACCCTGGTGATGTATCCATGATGGTGAACCTCGTTAAAAAATCTCGGTGTCATGCTTGTGTGATTACTTGATCCTCGGTAGATCGACGGagtgcctcggatttattctaacaaggcTCCAGCTTGCCATGCATTCACGCCGTAGCCCCTCCATTAGCACAGAGTGAAGTCGTCCATCAGACTCCAGCTCCATCTTTAACATGACTCCATGTAGCTGCGCTATGCTATCACCACGCCTGGTCGACTTCAAGCTCTCATGTGCGCACTGCCTTGAATCAACCCCGCGTCATAGTCTTGTCGAAGCTGCACAAGCCCTTAGCATGCACCACATGTTTCCACAACCCAGAAGTCTAATGTACATGGAGGTTCGATGCATGCATGAATTCAAGTGGTGAAGAATATTCGTCAAGGTGGAGTTTGTCAGAGTTGTGTTGAATATTATTGTACAGTTGGACTTGGTTTTTaactgtgtgtgtgtgttttttgCGGGGAGTTTTTAACTATGTGTTGACAGGGTAGGAtttgtgtcctaataggacactttatcctaggcctctcatatatatcgGGGGTAGACCCATGATGTAACCtgtgccaacataatagcacatgCGCGCAGGGGGGAGCCGGCGGCATGCGTCGGCGCCCGGGCGGCCGAGGTGCGGTATTGTGATGGTGTCATGGGAAGGAGCGCCCATAGTTAACCCCGAGATGTAGCCATGATAGTGAACCTCATTAACAAATCTTGGTGTCATGCTTGTGTGATTGCTTGATCCTCGATAGATCGACGGAgcgcctcggatttattctaacagtGTTTGTGGTATTATAATAGTATGTTTTTTGCTACATCGCACGAGTGCTACAATGCGCGTCATGTTCTGCTACATCGCACGGCCGTCGTATTTTTTGCTACATACGACAACCAGGGTTATAAATTGCTACAACCGATGTCCCATCCGGCTACAAATGACATAGCGTGTTGCTACATCACATGACCATCGCATTTCTGCTATAATCCGTGTCACTCATCCCGCTTCAACCATCATCACAAATTGCTACAACCGGCAGCTCGGCAATCTGCGATGGCTTAGCGGTGAGACGGTTTTTTTTAGAATCGATGCTCGAATTTTTTGTAACGGAGCGAGCAACCGTGAGGTGAGCCGGACGAGCTGCGACATCAGGCATGAGCGGCGGCAACTATACTGACGAGCGGTGGCGATGGCCACCGAAGCTGCAACCATGACTAGGACGACGGCTGAGGGCTGCGACCGACGACTAGGACGGCCGGCAAGGGCGGTGGCTAGAGATGAAAAAAGAGGCGATCGGATCGCATCATATATATCATTTCGTATATCATGGCAGTAAAAACACATTGTATTGAACGCTCTCGGTTATGACGGTGTGCATTCCTTGCAGCAGGAATCAAACTGTGACGCCGTTGAgaggaggaggggggggggggggggacgccTTGGAGGGAAGGAGATACGACGGTGAGAGGAAGGTGTGGGTTGAATGGCATGGTGTTGAGGGGAGGCGTCAGTGATACTCATTACGGGGAAAGCTGGAGGCGACGATACCGTCACGAGGAGAGCAGGCCGGGCAAATGAGATGTGAGTGCAAGCATTGTGCCATGTAGTAATACTTATAGAGTGAATATACTATTTTTAAGATGAGAATAAAAGGAGCGTCTGCTTGCTTTAATACGGAAACGGCTGTATTTTTAGATAAATGTAATTTACATTTTTATATAGTGAAAATTCTGACATACCCTAGCAAGTCATTTCCAGAGAATAGTGTATTAAAACTCGGATGCGTCTCACTCTACTAAAATGCACGACGCCACTCACTCTAATTGAAACGGTCACATGCTCGAAGCGAGCAGCTGATCAATGAATATATATTGTATATAGGCTGATCTTATTTTTTAATTAATGTGTTTTATATTCAGTTTTGTACATTAGAGATAAAAACTGATGGCTTTGGATGATGCTTTGAAAATATGAATTGACAAAGCTTTATGATGGATAAACTAAAAAACTCATGGCATCCTGCGCAACTGAAAGAGATCATCATGGTAACAATTGTACTTCTTTATATAATTGTTACACATGAAAATAGAAACCAAGTATTTTCTGTACATGTTGGTTTTTTCAGAGTAAGAGAAAGATGGAGATGTATTATGTGGACGTTCTGGAAGAACTCTTGTCGACGCGATGTTATTGGAAGGAGTCAAAAATTCATCGAGAGTTATATAAAGCAATACAAATATGGCGAGAAAGTGATACAATAAGAAGAAAACAATCAAAACGTGTGTGTCTTTCTAGCTAGCTAGTGCCACAAGCTTAAGCTTGTACAAAAACCACTGCTGAGAGGAAGCCAGCCTTGTGTTGATATGGCTATATAAGCTGCCGGGGAATACATAAGGCTGGCAAACACCACGAGGAGTCCATTACCTGCAATTTTTAATACAGTACTAAATAAAAATGTTGAGTCTCGCTTGGACTCGTCGCGGCGACGTGGAGGCACCACCCACCCCAACCCCAACCTGGGGTGGCTGCTCTCTCCATGGCCTCGATATTGAGGTGGTGAGGGAGAAGAACATTGTCCCTGGCGGCAACGGCAGCGGGCTAGTTGCAATCCCTTCGTATTTCTGGGGCACCCAGCTGGCGAAGCGGCAAGATGAAGGCTTCCCCTTGTACCCAGGCTACTCGGCGGCGAGGGCCTTGGTCGGCAAGGGGGCGGGGGGCATGGCGGATTTGAGAAGGCTGTCTCGCGAGGCGGAAGACTTGCTGGCGGAGATGTTTGCTAGCATTAGCATTGATGGCGGAGGTGACGCGGCGCGGCCCAGGGTGGTGCAACTGCGACTATCGCCGGAGCTGGCGCTGTGGAAAAGCTTGCAGCATGCAATCGGCAACGTGCTGCCCACTAAGGGCGCCGGGCTGGTCCAAGCCACGCCGCAAGTTCTCGCCTTGCTGGGCGCCACCGACTGGCCTGAGGCAATGACAACAGCTAACGCCCTATTTGGCAGCGGCATGGCGAACCTGCTGATTGGGGCCTCCGACATGCGCACCCTCTTCTCCAACTACGTGGTGGACATGGCATTTTACTATGAGCACGGGTACCACAAGGTGTTCCCCTCCTTCAGCCGCCTCCTACGCGACGGGCTCGCCGACACCCGCTCGCTACGAACCCCTGGTGGCCAGCAGCGACGCGAGGCTGTCGCCATCGGCGCGTCCTACATCCGAGCCAAGATCACGCTGGAGGCGGCGCACAGGACGCTCCTCAAGGACCGGTCGGGGCGGATGGACCGCCACGCCGCCCAGGTCATGTCCCTTTGCGAGAGCAGCATCCTAGGCATGGGGGCCGAGGCCATAGCCCGGGGCTTCGATGTTGGCGCCGTCACAAGCGGCCTCGTCTTCAGCTCGCCCGGCACCGATGTCATCGATGTGGGCAGCGACCTGGTAAACTCCGAGGTCATGAACTCGTTCCTCAACGTGGCCGACATCGCCGCCTCAGGCGTGGTGAGCGAGCCAGCGTTGCGGGCCATCTACGACGCCTACGCTGCCACGGGAGCTCGGATGTACACCCAGAGGTGGCACGAGCCCGTGGCTCGGATGTGCATCACCTTGTATACTTGGCACCTGCACAACGACCGGCACATGTTCCTCCGCCGCGCCCTCCTAGGATGGCCCAAGGCCCGCAAGTCCCCGGCGCGGCCCCAGTGCGAGGCTGACTTCGACGAGGTCTTCAACACCGACTTTTGCACCACCGGTTTCAGCAGGCCCCTTGACCCTGAGTACGCCTGCAATGGGGAAGAAACCTGCGACCACGTCCGGCGCTTCCTCAAAGTAAAAGGAGACCAAGACCACCTGCTCGCTGCCCTTTGGTCGTCCATTGTCACCGGTCCGCTGGAGTACGTCCGGACGGGCGAGGTGGACGAGCAGCGTGAGAAACACCTCATTGAATCCTCACGCCTGCAAATGGTCCAGCTCTTCTCCAAGGGCCTCATCGACGAAATGGTCTGGCTCGTCGCCCATGCAAGCCACCATGCGTGGCAGGTGAACTATCTGTTTGAGGCCGCCATGTTTGGCAGCATCCTGGACGGGGGCGAGTTGATAGGCAAGCTCGATCGGGCGGAATAGGCTGTCTACATGCATCCATCTTAAATTCTTAATTATATTCGGCCGGCAGGCCTGCTGCTGTGATCGATTCGAACGTGGTTAAttctgcatgcatgcatgttttCCTTTTCAAGTCTATATATCTACGTGCTctattttctttcttcttttggAATCCCTTTTCTTTCCAATCATTCGATGACAAGTGGACATTCCACTTTTTTTCCATTTCATTCATCCCAAACTCAaaatatgtatgtatgtatgtatgtatgttaCTTACATTTTATATACATGCATCTACTCCTATTTAATTTACATGAGGTCGACATTGGTGTCCTCTTAGTGTCGATCGGCCAAGAAGCAAATCTCAGAAATGATATGTTTCATCTCCTCCTCACGACTATCCTCAAACACCATCTATTTTCTTTTGTATAAATATCCATATGGAACTGTAATAATAGAGCCAGCCGGATAATAGAGGAAATTAATTAATTAAGCAGCTCGTGTCTTTCTCTTCTTTTTGTTTGAAAAGAAGGATAGCCCCCGGCCTTTGCATCAGTGATGCATGCAGCCattaaaaaaaaatcaaagcTCACTCTTGACTGATTTCTTTGTCAGCAAGTTGAAGTGTGCATCGATTGCCAACCAACCGTGGGTTTTGCACCTTCTTAAGAAGGAATAGGAGACAACGACATGACCATGACGtatatatcctacttgtggtctAAATCTTATATTTGGCCCACTCTGAACATGGTCCCGCGTATTTTCCTTTTCATGTCTTCTTTGGGACTGTCGGCTGTTTTTCAATTCGCCCTAAGTTAATTTTTCTTGTAATCTTCGGATGACACGTGGACATTCAACTTTTTTCCATTTCATGAAAAATCATTTTTTAGCGTGAAATCTACTTTCAGGGCACCTCGGACATGGCAATTTCTGGCGGACTGCCGCATAGCCTTGGATTTCGAACGAGTGAATGAGATTATAAGTGTTTCTAGTCATCAACGTAAAATcgatgacccccccccccccccccccacacacacacacgcacacacgcacacacacacaaaaataGATGAGACGCATGTCTTCGTGTTGATTATATATGTGTGATTACAACGTCTAGAGAGATTACAGGGAGGTTTGGAGAGATAGAGCTTATCCCAAAAGACTAGGCAACAAATATGTTTATCTCCCATATTCAATTGTACATGTTTATCCTAACATTCCACCTTACCAAAAAATTGTGCAAGTTTAGATTACACCTGAAAGTCGGTCGAtctgtcttccatcataacccctctttctccgtgcttagttcaaacattatagtggggcatgaaaccggactcaaacaggtggacatGAATGGTTCTTGAGTTAAAGTAATTGTGATCATTCTTatagccagcacatggacaaggcataaaaccatccgcccgcttgtttgccttaGCCGCAAGGAGAAAAGTATGCACACTATTTGCGAActgggagagcatcggtcatcgtacatccattatcggctcatcttcattacacagcaccgaatagaccaaattaatacaagttcatacataaagttcatacaacattTATTCTCATAAAACAAACatacaaataactctctagctaaagcatttaaatgcaacaacaaatgcgatgaagatcgcaactaaggtaacaattgatccaacaacataatgataccaagcctcactatcaatggcatattttctaatctttctaatcttcaagcgcattttctccatcttgatcttgtgatcatcgacgacatcgtcaacatgcaactccaattctaTCTTCTCcacctcaattcttttcaatttttctttcaaatactcattttctctttcaactaaatttaacctctcgacaatagggtcggttggaatttccggttcacatacctcctagataaaaatatctatgtcaacttgatgggcataatttgttaTAAAtacgaaatgcaacaaatagttataaaagagaatataccacatccgaatcataacccgggcGAGGGCCAActgggacggatatcaaaaccatggca contains:
- the LOC125538494 gene encoding uncharacterized protein LOC125538494, whose product is MLSLAWTRRGDVEAPPTPTPTWGGCSLHGLDIEVVREKNIVPGGNGSGLVAIPSYFWGTQLAKRQDEGFPLYPGYSAARALVGKGAGGMADLRRLSREAEDLLAEMFASISIDGGGDAARPRVVQLRLSPELALWKSLQHAIGNVLPTKGAGLVQATPQVLALLGATDWPEAMTTANALFGSGMANLLIGASDMRTLFSNYVVDMAFYYEHGYHKVFPSFSRLLRDGLADTRSLRTPGGQQRREAVAIGASYIRAKITLEAAHRTLLKDRSGRMDRHAAQVMSLCESSILGMGAEAIARGFDVGAVTSGLVFSSPGTDVIDVGSDLVNSEVMNSFLNVADIAASGVVSEPALRAIYDAYAATGARMYTQRWHEPVARMCITLYTWHLHNDRHMFLRRALLGWPKARKSPARPQCEADFDEVFNTDFCTTGFSRPLDPEYACNGEETCDHVRRFLKVKGDQDHLLAALWSSIVTGPLEYVRTGEVDEQREKHLIESSRLQMVQLFSKGLIDEMVWLVAHASHHAWQVNYLFEAAMFGSILDGGELIGKLDRAE